ATGGGGAAAGTTTAAGATTACATTGCAAATGCTCCTACAGTATGCTATTGCACTAGATAAAGTGTAGCAGGAAACCATGTGCTGTGTGGCCACTGCCTATGCTAGCAGAACCAGGCAGGATGGTGTGTACATGTGGTTGGTGAGGCACATGCTGCCAAGAAGCAGTGCCATCTTGCTGAAGTACTCCTCCCCTGCCTCTTCTCCATCAACATTGTTTGGAACAGCAATTTTCTGGTTTAATATCTATTGCCAGCAAAATGACCACTCTGGTAAGAGTTTATTGTATGGAACTACTCTAGCTACAGTGAGACTAATAATCCACTAAGAGAAGTTTGGTTTTCTGTAGTTCTTTTATAAGTGTCAGTGGCAAGATTATAAATGCACTTTATATAGTTACTGTACTTctaatgctgctttttctgaggTATGTGGGTTGAGGGAGATGAGTTTGCGTTCCACTGTTAGCCTTCACCAAGAAGCTTGGCAGCCTTCTCTTTTGAGGTATTCCTAGTACAGGAGAAGTAAGAGCTGCCCCTAAGCTATTTGTATCCCAAGAGGCTGCATAAATGCACTTTATTGGAATGTCTGCACTGAGAGCAAGTTCTCTTCAGgttataaaacattattttaagaaGGAAACTTGGTGGTGGTAAGTCATTCTAGCAAAAAGAGGTGAATGTATTAATCCCTCATGTGAAATGTGTTAGTGAATAACAATTTTGGGTACCAAAGCTGAGGCCAAGGATTAAGCTGAGACTTAAGATTAGTAATCTTCTTTGGAAATCTATTGGAGGAAGCATCTCTGACTTTTTAAAGTCTGGTAAAACCTGCATGCCTTAACTTTGAATGAAATGGCACGTTTGTACATCTGTTAATCTAGTCAGTGTGTAACCAAGGAGTCTTCAGACAGTGAGTTGTTCCTCATTAAAATACATTGCTGGTATTGTTCTGCAGCCAAGTAGGTATTCAGACttaaggaaatgtatttttacaacAATAAAACAATTGCAATTTTAATTAGTTCTACAAGGCAGGTGTGTTTGCCAGATGGTTTAAAGTGATTTTTCAcaagtaaacacacacacacacaattatatAAAATAGTTACAAACAAACGACTTTCGCTTGTGCTTCAGTCCCCCAAGCAGGGACTGGCAGCAACCTTTTGTGTCATTTGAAGTGACATTACACAGCATCCTGTTGCAAAGCACTAGCTTGGCATGACTGCCAGTATttgcaagaaaataataaaataattgcaccCTAAAAATCCCTGGAGATAGGTGTCTGGTATTATCCAGTCATGTAAAAACAGTTCTGACAGGCAGGGGAATGACAAGAGCCCATGTGCATTAGCTGATGCTGACTCCTAGCCTCAGCTTTGTGTGATAACAGCCTACCTTCTGAAATCGGTCTCAATTCTGGTTAGAGAAGCCTCAGCCTCTGCTCTTTCTTGAGAGCCTGCAGTAACCCCTGGAGTCTAAAAACCTCAGATGATCTGTCAAGTACCTTGCAACTAGAAAATAGAATAGCATTTGAGGAAGCAAATTATTATTAGTAAGCAAATGGCACTCTGATGCAGCAGGTCTGCAGAGTAAGAATGTATGATTTTGGCTGGAGGATGGGAGAGAGTAATAATCCTGAATTTGgataaataattgctttttctcatttctgcttcTCTACATCACAGCTTTGAGGCTTGCTCTGCAGTTCTTTGTCAACATGCTGCAACTGCACAACTGGTTTTCATGTGGAAGAGCGACATTAGGAAAACGTTTCTGTGTTACAGGTTGTCTTTTCTGATGTAAGtgtgcttttctctctcccctgttcCTCCCTTAGGTGGAAAAGATTCGTCAAGTCAAGGCTAAGTCGCTCTACTTGCAAGTTGAAAAGTTACGTCAGAACCTAAATAAGCTGGACAACACCATTAGTGCTGTTCAGCAGGTCCTGGAGGAGGGTCGTACCATGGATATTCTTCTGGCTCGGGACCGCATGCTGGCTCAGGTGCAGGAGCTGAAGAATGTGAGAGGCCTTCTCCAGCCTCAGGAAGATGACAGGATCATGTTCACTCCCCCTGACCAGGCACTGTATATGGCGATTAAATCCATGGGCTTTGTCAGCAGTGGGGCTTTTGCTCCTCTGACCAAAGCCACCGGGGAAGGCCTCAAGCGTGCGCTGCAGGGCAAAGTGGCCTCTTTCACAGTGATAGGCTATGACCATGATGGTGAGCCTCGCCTTTCAGGAGGGGACATGATCTCTGCAGTGGTGATGGGCCCGGATGGAAACCTTTTTGGAGCAGACGTCAGTGATCAGCAGAACGGGACCTACCTGGTCAGCTACCGTCCACAGCTAGAGGGAGAGCACCTGGTATCCGTGATGATGTGTAACCAACACATTGAGAACAGCCCCTTCAAAGTTGTGGTGAAATCTGGGCGCAGCTACATAGGCATTGGGCTGCCAGGGCTGTCCTTCGGCAGTGAGGGAGACAGCGACGGCAAACTCTGCCGTCCCTGGGGGGTTAGTGTAGACAAAGAAGGCTACATCATTGTGGCTGACCGCAGTAATAACCGCATCCAGGTGTTCAAACCGTGCGGGACCTTCCATCACAAGTTCGGCACCCTGGGCTCCCGGCCGGGCCAGTTCGATCGCCCCGCCGGAGTGGCCTGCGACATCTCGCGTAGGATCGTTGTGGCTGACAAGGACAATCATCGCATCCAGATCTTCACGTTCGAGGGGCAGTTCATTCTGAAGTTTGGGGAGAAAGGAACAAAGAACGGGCAATTCAATTACCCATGGGATGTGGCCGTCAATGCAGAGGGCAAGATCCTGGTCTCTGACACAAGGAACCATCGTGTTCAGCTGTTTGGGCCCGACGGCGTGTTTCTCAACAAGTATGGCTTCGAAGGGGCACTCTGGAAGCACTTTGATTCCCCCAGAGGTGTGACTTTCAATCACGAGGGCCACTTGGTAGTGACAGACTTCAACAACCATCGCCTTCTGGTCATCCATCCAGATTGCCAGTCAGCACGCTTTCTGGGCTCGGAGGGCACCGGGAACGGCCAGTTCCTGCGCCCACAGGGAGTGGCGGTGGATCAAGAGGGGCGCATCATCGTGGCCGATTCCAGGAACCACCGGGTGCAGATATTCGAGTCAAATGGTAGCTTTTTATGCAAGTTTGGCACTCAGGGAAGCGGCTTTGGTCAGATGGACCGTCCTTCAGGTATAGCCATCACCCCTGATGGCATGATTGTTGTGGTCGACTTCGGAAACAATCGAATTCTCGTCTTCTAATCTGTGTTTGAATTAGGAAGAAACTGTCTCAGGGAAATTCTtctaagagaaaatgaaaaaatacaacgTTAGTTCAAACCTACctcatctttaatttttttacagatgAATGTACTTATCTTTTCTGCAGGGAGTGAGCCTGTAAAGTTAAATTCTATCTACCTCATTGtcctccctttcttccctggTTTCTcgccccttccccatccccacacACTCACAGTTCAGAACATTTTACCTCTCCCCCCAATGGGGTTTCATGCACAAACAAGTGTTGCTGTGCACATTAGGTGGTTTGTGTGGTGAGTTCTGTAGACTAAGCCAAAAAAGGCTCTATGTAactttttaaatggagaaaatggTAGTAGGTGTTTGTAGAGAATTTGTGTTCTTGACCATACTGCAGTTCTGTGGGTGGGGACATGGGAGGGGGAAACTTTTGTTTTTtgaattgctgctgcagcagagaactttttcctgttctccttttTATACCTCAGTGTGTTTGATTTACTGGTGAGCACAGCGTCTTGTTCCCAGATGACTTTGAACGTTTTGTGAAAGTGAGTGGGATTCACTCGCCAGGAAGAGCAAGTTTGCATCTTTTTggcatttctgtgtatttttttctgaaacacagtaATCCAACAGCACAAAGTGAAGCTGATGAAAATGCACAAAAATTGTTTAAGTTTAAACCAAATTGCTCATTTTAGTGGCTTAGTGCAGTTGTTGTAAAGTTTAGATAGAAAGCAAGGCTTCCTTTAATGTATCCTGTCATTGAGTatttctttttaccctttttacCTGAAAGCTAAGTTAGTTTTAAAAAGTTGCTGTTTCTTTTATCAATGCACCTCATCTGGATAACAGAAGAGATTACAAAGAGCATTGAAACAGGGAAAATCAAACCCTTTTGATTTACTTTCTTGCGAAATGACtagctttttttgcccttccccgTAGAGAGACTTTAAGGGAATAACGATTGATGGATTTGTTAGACCAGAAGTGGTACCTTTTTCCAAAAGTAAGAAATAAGCACAGCTTTGGAGATTCAGGGTGTGTTTTGGAGAAGTCAACAGTTTTTTGTGTTTAAAGAGGATTGCAATAACTCTATCggtaacaaaaatatatttttttcatcttctggcTTCCCCAAAGAGCTGGACTGAAAAATTCAGGAAGGTCTACTGTAGTTTTTAGGGTGGGGTGGGCCTGTAGCTCCATGTATCTCTTGCTACAGATCCAATTGAAAAGTTACCGTACCAGCATAAGGCAAACTGCGTCAAGATgaaactttgctgcttttttccaggGCAGTACCAAAGAATTCtgtgtaaaataaatgtatatgaTCCTTAAAAGCTTGGAGGCAGGGGGAAGTTAGCCCTTTCAGGGAtaaaaaaaccagcttttctgaGAAGCAGAAACTTGTTGGGAGAATAGGTGTGGTATCTCTAGCAAAATGTGACTTTGAGTCCCTGGAAGTATTTGGTCTTATTCTTCAATTTCTTGCATTCCAGTTTAGCTGTTAATGCAGATATGATCTCTACAGAGCTGTTTCTTCACCCTCTGGATAGGGCCTATTTGCCTTTGGTGGCAAATAGGAATGGTTAAAGTAGGGAACGGAGTGCTTTTCTGTCTCTCCGCAATGGAAAAATTAATGTATCAGTCCTCTTAGGCTTGGAAATGCCATGGTATTTACCTTACTGTTTGCAAGAGAAGATCTCTGAAACATAAACATGGTTGTTATCAGAAAGTCTGAAGAGCCTTAACCATCCTCCAAGGAAAGGGTTCATCTCTCTGCCAGCCACCATGCACAAAAGTGACCTGAGATTGAAAGGCTCTTCACAAGTTTGTGATAAATCACAAGGTGCACTttccttcttgctgcttttcccctcCAAGGTGTGTTAACTTTCTGGGTTTTGTAGACATCCTGATGATGTGTGCAGACAGATAGCTGCTGCTTTTGAGGAGGCTTAAACTGAAGGAccagaaagagacagacagattCATGAGATGGCACCACCTCTTTTGAAAGAAGGGTGAGAAAAAACACCTAAGTTAAATGGGATAAAATAACTGTGCTGCCTTTCAGCCAAAGCCTCAAGGAAGCAAACTCTTCAAAGCAGTGTGTTTCAGTCAGGCTTAATCTTAGGATAGCATGGtttaaaaatagtctttaaagGATAATCTTTTATACAGATGTCTGTCATTAAATTTCTGTGGCTACTCAAAATATAGGTATGAGAGAAAGCTAGTTTACCTTCAACTTTTTCAAGTTCTTGTGTACATGCCTTCCTTCATGGGGGTGGCCTACAGTTGTGACAGATGTCCATGTTTGTCTTGTATTACTCAGTCCAAGAATTATTTGCAACTTGGGCTGTGAAAACTAATAGCCTGCAAGATGTAGATACCAAAGAAAACTGGTTTAAAAAGCTTTAATGTTTGGTTTGCAGTGTCCTTGCATTTATCCTATCATGTCTTAATAAAAATGCCAGGTCTCTTACTACCTTGACCAGAGTGGCTGCTGACTATTGGAGTATGCTAGAAATGCTCTTGTGCTTTAATGCTTGTTGGGTTCCCCCATTCTCTGGGACTAGAAGGGAGTTGTTtttcaggcattaaaaaaaagttaagcatgCATTCAGGATTGTGTTGAACTGCAGAAACCTTTTTGCCCCTCTCCAGCCTGCACCGCATAGAAGGTGACAGACACTGAAGTTGCCCTTTGCTATTTTGTATGGAGCCATTGCACAAACCCCCAGTCCAGCTCTGTCAGAAAGAGGAATGACTTTAACTCTTTCTAAGTTGCTGTCTATTTAATTCAGTGGGATTTGCTTACAAACCAAACCTCAAGTGTTTGACCTCATGTGTTGGGGAGCTTTTTTCGTTTTAAAAACACTACTATTTAGCTACCCAAAATAATTCCTTATCTTTGTCATAGTGCTAAGCACACTTGGTCTCATTGAGAAGTCGTAGTGTAGCTTATAAAATGGAGTGGTTTATATGCAATGAAAATAAGTAGTGGTAATATACGATGCCAACATCAGATACCCCATAggggcttttaaaaaattaatacttaAATGAGATTCAAACCTTGCTGTGTTTTTTCCATGCATATTCTCAGGCTACGCATGTTCTCAGGTTAGTGCGCCAGTATCATAATATACatagtgcagagagaaaaagcaaggctTTGAAGCTGGATTGCAAACTGAACAAGCATTCAGAGTAATCTTCCGAACTAGTAGAAATGGCCTGGAGAAGGGTGAGGTGAGCTTGTGCCTCTTTCTCTTAGCTCTGACATTGGGGAACAACAGATATGGGTGACAGACCTGTCTACTAGAACTCCCAAAGGAATTTCACTATGCCAGGTTAAACAAGTGGCTCTCAGTAAACTTTTTGCTTGACAAAATGTTATCAGCAGTCAGTATGGCTGTTTTGTCTTCAGCCTGTGAAGCAATCTTGTCCTTTCTCAGAACTATTTAAGCAGGAACTTCAGTAGCAAACTGAAGCAGACTCAGTACTTGATAATGCAGGTCCTCCAGATAATTCACTCCTTTTTATTTAGTaccttttaaatataatttatttaaggAAGCCCATAAACCTTAAACTTGTAAAGAAAGCAAGGGAAGGATGGCAACACCTGAAAACTAATGCATATTGGGGCCAGATGTAAGCAAGTTGGGAGAAAGAAGAGCAAGGCACTTGGATGTGGCGTTGCCTTGGAATTGCAGTAAAATGGGCCCAGTTTGTTATGTTGCAGTTaaaccaaaattaatttctgaagggAGCAGATTTATAGGCTTATCTTGCCATAACTTTGATAATAAGATTTCTTTGTTCagttctggtttaaaaaaaaaaaaaaagtgccaaagtgttttgttggggggttttttgtttgtttttttttgcaggtttttgtttgtttggggtttgtttttttgttttttttttttttttaaaggagtgtAAGCCAAATGGTGCCAAAAGGTAATAGGGTATTTAAAGATAAAGATATTTAGACAAACAGTTTGGAGCTGTATAAAAAACGAACACTGGTACTTGCGTTAGGCAAATGTTGTACCTTTGGTCTTTGAGTCCTTGGGAGTTTGAAACCCAGTTTGCTGTGGTACAAAATGCACAACTAGAGATGCCACTATCTTTTTCTTGAAGTTCTACCTCACTTTGCAGAAGTAAATCATCTACCTCAATTTAGCATCAGACATGTTTGAGAAATATTTGAGAATCTGCCTGGGGGAAGGATTCATCCTGCCTGTTGGACAAGCATTTTAATTGAAACAGAGATACTAAGTGTGTACAATGTGGTGActtcttgcttttgtttgcttttggttttttgctgtCTGCCCATGGAAATATTAAGCTGCCCTTGCTAGAGAtctgtaaataaaaccaaatgttcaGGCAAACTGGACTGAGATACCTGAAACGCTTTTGAGTTTGTTCTGTTTTCACTACGAAGTATGGAAATGTAAACTTTTTTCAGTATTATGACACTACTAGCTGACATGACATACTTCATGTTCATTTGCAGTGTTCTTATGTCCGTAAGACCCTTAGGTCTTCTCTCTACAAGAGAAAAACTTTTATGCATGCCTACAAATATGTCCTGTTGGAAAGACTAATGTTATGATTGCTGTAAACACAACGTTATACCAAATGCTTGAAGGGAATaagatcctgatttttttttgacTTGGTGATTGTATTAGTAGCTTTCTTGActcaatgggatttttttccaccaTGACAAAGCAACCAAGGTCCTGTTCCTGGAGGGCAGTTTCGGTTCAGACATTCTCAGGAGAGGCAGTTTAAAATCAGTATGTTGGGGTTTTATGCAACTTTAATAGTGACATGCAACATGCCCCTTGTTTTACCTGTGGAGTAAAGTTGCAGAAGCACATTTTCAGATTACTATattgaaaaaatctttttttgtcccCTGCTCATATTAGGGGGTGACAGAAGTGGGTACAGGAGACCCCTAATAACGATAGGCTGTGTTGGGTTTGGTAAATGTTATGGTGGAAAATGTACATTGATGTCTCTAAGTGATCTTACGGGTTAACAAGCCAGACTGGCATCTTTTTCCATCATTGTTTAACCAATAATGGTTCTAAAACTGCTTTGTGTACCTGCATGGTCTTAGACCTTCTATTAATGATTGTATCAACTTACAAACTCAGGTAGATAATTTTTTAAGCTCTTTTCATAGAGCCTTACTGACTGAATGTTAAGTGTCTGTGTAGCAACGTAGTTAAGTAACTTCCTTTTGAACTACCagactagtttaaaaaaaaaaattccttttataGGTTTGTAGAGTACTTTTCAGACAATGTAGTAGTTTTTCCTTCAGAGGGAGAGATGtctgtttctgggttttgtttttagtttcttttctaaaatgaCTAAAAAGTTTTTTAACTAGTTTGTAAGGTGTGCTTAGTCACCTGAGTTGGTGGGGGTTTCTTACTGTATGTGACTCTTCTTTGTACTGTGCATTACCTGTCATGTGCTCCTTGGTTCGTGCACAATTCATTGGAGTAGTGAGGGTGTTGAACACATGCCTGCAATTTAAGTCAAGTAGAAATTGGAAGCCTTGAACAAAATGGAGGTCGTCCACATGAAACCAATGTCACAAACGtgcatttttctcccctcatctAATTGACTGTAGTTGTATTGCCCATCTTACAAAATTTCATTACCAGTGTGTAAGTAGAGTTGCCTTGGTGCAGGTTTGCATCGGGTTCCAGAATGATTTTGTCAGTCCTTGGATGTTGGGCATTTTGAGTTGATTTGGTTTTGTAGTTTCCTCTTCTGTTGCAGTTGTTTCTCTTCTACTTTAGTGGTTAATCATGCTGCTCTCCTAATAATAATAGAAATCTCAGCAGGACAGACAGTGCTCTGCTTTTAATGAGCTGCTCAGAGCTTTTATATCTAATTATATCTATTATATCTTTTATTTCTAATTGATAATGAGACAGGCTGTGACAAGAACTTCTGTGCTCCAAAAAAGGGCATCACATTTCTACTTGGACAAAATGTGACATAATTTTTAGGTGTCAGATGTTGAGTACCGCAGAGAAGAAAGCATGACAGGTTATGTGCAAACTTTTATGTAGAATAAGTGAGCAAAATGTTAGAACCCTTGTGTTAATGGAGGCTTCTGAATGTATCTTTGTGGTCCATAGGGAAGGCTGAAGGATGTAGCAAGGAGACGATGTATCAGCTACTGGCAGCCTTAAAACAAAGTCAGTGTCTCTCTGGACTTTAAAATGTTCCTatgcagtttattttatttttgtttaatcaaataaatgtgaggatttttttttcatggcaaatctgtgtatgtgtgtttctgtATTACTCAGCCAAAGCTGCCTTTTCTGTcaggatggaggaaaaaaaaaaaaaagctcttgccTGAATTTGAACCTGGCTGCTTCCAGGTGATGACTACTGAAAACTTTAGCCAGAGGCACCTGCTttgaaaggagagaggagaagtgTTGGGGTGGTGTGGAGAGaagtgtgtgtttaaaaaaacccaaacaaacaaaaaacaactttgaTGCAGTGTCAAACTCTTAGTTGTCTGgtcttgtgatgggttaaccctggctggacgccaggtgcccaccagagctgttctatcactccccctccttctcagctggacaggggagagaaaaatgtaacaaagagcttgtggcttgagataaggacaggagagatcactcaccaattactgtcatgggcaaaacagactcggcttggggaaaattaactcaatttattacaaatcaaccagagtagggtaatgagaaataaaaccaaatctcagaacaccttccctccacccctcccttcttcccgggcacaacttcactcccggattctctaccaaccccccagcggcacagggggacggggatggggtttacggtcagttcatcacgtgttattttctgctgcttcatcctcctcagggggaggactcatcacactctt
This region of Harpia harpyja isolate bHarHar1 chromosome 1, bHarHar1 primary haplotype, whole genome shotgun sequence genomic DNA includes:
- the TRIM71 gene encoding E3 ubiquitin-protein ligase TRIM71, coding for MGRHVGHSFIYLQDALQDSRTLTIQLLADAQQGRQAIQLSIEQAQAVAEQVEMKAKVVQSEVKAVTTRHKKALEERECELLWKVEKIRQVKAKSLYLQVEKLRQNLNKLDNTISAVQQVLEEGRTMDILLARDRMLAQVQELKNVRGLLQPQEDDRIMFTPPDQALYMAIKSMGFVSSGAFAPLTKATGEGLKRALQGKVASFTVIGYDHDGEPRLSGGDMISAVVMGPDGNLFGADVSDQQNGTYLVSYRPQLEGEHLVSVMMCNQHIENSPFKVVVKSGRSYIGIGLPGLSFGSEGDSDGKLCRPWGVSVDKEGYIIVADRSNNRIQVFKPCGTFHHKFGTLGSRPGQFDRPAGVACDISRRIVVADKDNHRIQIFTFEGQFILKFGEKGTKNGQFNYPWDVAVNAEGKILVSDTRNHRVQLFGPDGVFLNKYGFEGALWKHFDSPRGVTFNHEGHLVVTDFNNHRLLVIHPDCQSARFLGSEGTGNGQFLRPQGVAVDQEGRIIVADSRNHRVQIFESNGSFLCKFGTQGSGFGQMDRPSGIAITPDGMIVVVDFGNNRILVF